From Thermoanaerobaculia bacterium, a single genomic window includes:
- a CDS encoding 2OG-Fe(II) oxygenase, which yields MKLLVDPAPLRETFRSAEPFPHAVIDGLFENEALDRVLRDFPGPEDMEWRRFDSSTERKLGYDHRRSVVKPELQQFLYFMNSFPMMVFLERLTGIEGLIPDPYYGGGGPHQILPGGYLGVHADFNWHPILKLDRRLNVLVYVNREWRDEYGGHLELWDREAKQCVRKILPVFNRTVVFATTDFSYHGHPEPLRCPATMTRKSISLYYYSNGRPAEERSAPHDTIFRS from the coding sequence ATGAAGCTCCTCGTCGATCCGGCCCCCCTTCGGGAGACGTTCCGGAGCGCGGAGCCGTTCCCGCACGCCGTGATCGACGGATTGTTCGAGAACGAGGCGCTCGACCGGGTTCTCCGCGATTTCCCCGGCCCCGAGGACATGGAGTGGCGCCGATTCGACTCCTCGACCGAGCGCAAGCTCGGCTACGATCATCGGCGGAGCGTCGTCAAACCGGAGCTCCAGCAGTTCCTCTACTTCATGAACTCGTTCCCGATGATGGTCTTCCTCGAACGGCTGACCGGGATCGAGGGCTTGATCCCCGATCCCTACTACGGCGGCGGGGGTCCCCACCAGATCCTCCCCGGGGGGTACCTCGGCGTCCACGCCGATTTCAACTGGCACCCGATCCTGAAGCTCGACCGGCGCCTGAACGTGCTCGTCTACGTCAATCGCGAATGGCGCGACGAGTACGGCGGCCATCTCGAGCTCTGGGACCGCGAGGCGAAGCAATGCGTCCGGAAGATCCTGCCGGTATTCAACCGAACGGTCGTGTTCGCGACGACCGACTTCTCCTACCACGGCCATCCGGAGCCGCTCCGGTGTCCGGCGACGATGACGCGAAAATCGATCTCCCTCTACTACTACTCGAACGGCCGCCCCGCCGAGGAGCGCTCGGCGCCGCACGACACGATCTTCCGGTCGTAG
- a CDS encoding ATP-binding protein, translating into MTDNEELVDRLARHRALAAAPREELAWLASHGSIRKLKTGDVLLTKNEPVENLWVLLSGRVAIFVDRGAGPHKMMEWREGDVTGLLPYSRLKNPPGDSIAQEPSEILAVPRRFLPEMIRDCHEITSILVHTMLDRARYFTSNDLHDEKMVSLGKLSAGLAHELNNPASAIDRSAALLESKLEDAEKATRALGAARLTDAQFAALDAIRASCNATRVPGVRSPIEQAEREQAIADWLEGRALDVGSAEALAETAVTFEALDQLAAAVDGPALNAALRWAAAGCSVRSLASEIQEAARRISGLVTAIKGFTHMDQANVPESVDLTRGLDDTVAVLKAKARSKSAAVVVDVEPGLPPARGFVGELNQVWANLIDNALDAIPAAGRVEVRANREDGHVVVRVVDNGPGIPPEVRDRIFDPFFTTKPMGQGTGLGLDIVRRLVGHNDGEITVESRPGRTEFRVALPIAEWPGASGKP; encoded by the coding sequence ATGACGGACAACGAGGAACTCGTCGATCGGCTGGCGCGGCACCGGGCCCTCGCCGCGGCGCCCCGGGAAGAGCTCGCCTGGCTGGCTTCGCACGGCTCCATCCGGAAGCTGAAGACCGGCGACGTGCTGCTGACGAAGAACGAGCCGGTGGAGAACCTGTGGGTCCTGCTGTCGGGGCGCGTCGCCATTTTCGTCGACCGAGGCGCCGGGCCGCACAAGATGATGGAATGGCGGGAAGGCGACGTCACGGGCCTCCTGCCGTACTCCCGCCTGAAGAACCCGCCGGGCGACTCGATCGCGCAGGAACCGTCGGAGATCCTCGCCGTTCCCCGGCGCTTTCTCCCCGAGATGATCCGCGACTGCCACGAGATCACGTCGATCCTCGTCCACACCATGCTCGACCGCGCGCGCTACTTCACGTCGAACGACCTTCACGACGAGAAGATGGTCTCTCTCGGCAAGCTTTCCGCGGGGCTCGCCCACGAGCTCAACAACCCGGCCTCGGCGATCGATCGCAGCGCGGCCCTCCTCGAAAGCAAGCTGGAGGACGCCGAGAAGGCGACGCGGGCGCTCGGCGCGGCGCGGCTGACGGACGCGCAGTTCGCCGCCCTCGACGCGATTCGCGCTTCCTGCAACGCGACGCGCGTGCCCGGCGTGAGATCTCCGATCGAGCAGGCGGAGCGCGAGCAGGCGATTGCCGACTGGCTCGAGGGCCGAGCCCTCGACGTCGGCAGCGCGGAGGCTCTCGCCGAGACGGCCGTGACGTTCGAGGCGCTCGACCAACTCGCCGCCGCGGTGGACGGACCGGCGCTGAACGCGGCGCTCCGGTGGGCCGCGGCCGGGTGTTCCGTTCGCAGTCTCGCGTCGGAGATCCAGGAAGCCGCGCGGCGCATCTCGGGCCTCGTCACCGCGATCAAGGGCTTCACGCACATGGACCAGGCGAACGTGCCGGAATCGGTCGATTTGACGCGGGGCCTGGACGACACGGTCGCCGTCCTCAAGGCCAAGGCGCGGAGCAAGTCGGCCGCGGTCGTCGTGGACGTCGAGCCCGGGCTTCCGCCCGCCCGCGGCTTCGTCGGGGAGCTCAACCAGGTCTGGGCGAACCTCATCGACAACGCCCTCGACGCGATTCCCGCTGCCGGCCGCGTCGAGGTGCGGGCGAACCGCGAGGACGGCCACGTGGTGGTGCGCGTCGTCGACAACGGACCCGGCATTCCCCCCGAGGTCCGCGACCGCATCTTCGACCCGTTCTTCACCACGAAACCGATGGGTCAGGGCACGGGCCTGGGCCTCGACATCGTCCGGCGTCTCGTCGGCCACAACGACGGCGAGATCACCGTCGAATCCCGCCCGGGACGGACGGAATTCAGGGTCGCGCTGCCGATCGCCGAATGGCCGGGTGCTTCGGGCAAGCCGTGA
- a CDS encoding FAD-dependent oxidoreductase, whose translation MNKPALLVVDDDPQVLAAVRRDLRSRYREKYTILSAASGEEALATVRELKTRGDTLAMVVSDQRMPGMPGTEVLARTREVYPLARRVLLTAYSDIEAAVRAINEAHLDHYLSKPWDPPEERLFPVIDDLLDAWQAEYLPEATGLRLVGHQWSPRSHAIKEFLASSLVPYRWLDVERNAETRALLEAATVGADELPALLFEDGTVLRNPEPRQVAERLGRPLSAAHDLYDLVIVGAGPAGLAAAVYGASEGLRTLLLDRHAPGGQAGTSSRIENYLGFPAGVSGSELTRRALTQAQRLGAEFLAPLEVTAVSIEAGYKRVTIADSREIVTRTLLAATGMSYREHPAPGMAERTGAGVYYGTATAEAPAFEGRRVLVIGGGNSAGQAAMHLSRYAKEVQIVVRRESLRETMSQYLIDQIGKTPNIRLRCQMEVDRVEGRDRVECVSLRTCTDGSCAVEEADAVFVFIGTRPRSEWLPPEVLRDAKGFVLTGRDLVAAEAYPRVWKQRREPLPLESSVPGVFAAGDVRAGAMNRVAAAVGEGSMMVWLAHQYLALT comes from the coding sequence GTGAACAAGCCGGCCCTCCTCGTCGTCGACGACGACCCGCAGGTGCTCGCCGCGGTGCGGCGCGACCTGCGCTCGCGGTACCGGGAAAAATACACGATTTTGAGCGCGGCCTCCGGCGAGGAGGCGCTGGCGACGGTCCGGGAGCTGAAGACCCGCGGCGACACGCTCGCGATGGTCGTGAGCGACCAGCGCATGCCCGGCATGCCCGGCACCGAAGTGCTCGCCCGGACCCGCGAGGTCTACCCGCTCGCGCGACGGGTCCTCCTGACCGCGTACTCGGACATCGAGGCCGCCGTCCGGGCCATCAACGAAGCGCACCTCGACCACTATCTCTCCAAGCCCTGGGATCCGCCCGAGGAGCGCCTCTTCCCGGTGATCGACGATCTCCTCGACGCGTGGCAGGCCGAATACCTGCCCGAGGCCACCGGGCTCCGCCTCGTCGGACACCAGTGGTCGCCCCGATCGCACGCGATCAAGGAGTTCCTGGCGAGCAGCCTCGTTCCCTATCGCTGGCTGGACGTCGAACGGAACGCGGAAACGCGCGCCCTGCTGGAGGCGGCGACCGTCGGCGCCGACGAGCTCCCCGCGCTGCTCTTTGAAGACGGAACCGTTCTGCGCAATCCGGAGCCGCGGCAGGTGGCCGAACGTCTCGGCCGTCCGCTCTCGGCGGCCCACGACCTCTACGACCTCGTGATCGTGGGCGCGGGCCCGGCGGGACTCGCGGCGGCCGTCTACGGCGCGTCGGAGGGACTCCGGACGCTGCTCCTGGACCGGCACGCGCCCGGCGGCCAGGCGGGCACCAGCTCCCGGATCGAGAACTACCTCGGCTTCCCGGCGGGCGTGTCGGGGAGCGAGCTGACGCGGCGCGCGCTCACCCAGGCGCAGCGGCTCGGCGCCGAGTTCCTGGCGCCCCTCGAGGTGACGGCCGTTTCGATCGAGGCGGGGTACAAGCGGGTGACGATCGCCGACAGCCGCGAGATCGTGACGCGGACGCTCCTCGCCGCGACCGGGATGAGCTACCGGGAGCATCCCGCTCCCGGCATGGCGGAGCGCACGGGCGCGGGCGTGTACTACGGCACCGCGACGGCCGAGGCGCCGGCGTTCGAGGGAAGGCGCGTGCTCGTCATCGGCGGCGGCAACTCGGCCGGCCAGGCGGCCATGCACCTGTCGCGGTACGCGAAGGAAGTCCAGATCGTGGTGCGCCGCGAGAGTCTGCGCGAGACCATGTCGCAGTACCTCATCGACCAGATCGGGAAGACGCCGAACATCCGGCTGAGGTGCCAGATGGAAGTCGACCGCGTCGAAGGCCGGGACCGCGTCGAGTGCGTGTCGCTCCGGACGTGCACCGACGGATCCTGCGCGGTCGAGGAGGCCGACGCCGTCTTCGTCTTCATCGGCACCCGTCCGCGCAGCGAGTGGCTTCCGCCCGAGGTGCTGCGCGACGCGAAGGGGTTCGTCCTGACCGGCCGCGACCTCGTGGCGGCCGAGGCGTACCCCCGCGTCTGGAAGCAGCGGCGCGAGCCCCTGCCGCTCGAGAGCAGCGTGCCGGGCGTGTTCGCCGCCGGCGACGTCCGCGCCGGCGCGATGAACCGCGTGGCCGCGGCGGTGGGCGAGGGGTCGATGATGGTCTGGCTCGCGCACCAGTACCTCGCGCTGACCTGA
- a CDS encoding APC family permease produces MRRSLTVLPLAAATFFMVAGGPYGLEEIVQNAGYRYSIAILLVVPIVWSVPAALMVAELSSALPEEGGYYAWVRRALGPFWGFQEAWLSLAASVFDMAIYPTLFVLYLSHFFPAVRGANREFALGAAMIALCTAWNLLGARSVGDSSVALGVALLAPFAVLGTIAVFHRGGAAPASAPHPVLLGGILIAMWNYMGWDNASTVAGEVDRPQRSYPLAILLAVLLTVASYVLPVAAAARAGIDPSRWTTGSWTEVAAALGGKALAAAVVAGGAICGIGMFNALLLSYSRVPATLAEDGFLPRVFARRHPRTDAPTFSILACAVCWTAALTLGFDRLIELDVLLYGGSLMLEFVALTELRRKEPDLARPFRVAGGVLGTVLLAAGPLALLSIALVRNRDETIGAVPALLFGAGIAAAGPILYRVSRRRGAASTPATGGSRSTDA; encoded by the coding sequence TTGCGCCGCTCGCTGACGGTCCTCCCACTCGCCGCCGCGACGTTCTTCATGGTCGCGGGCGGGCCCTACGGCCTCGAGGAGATCGTCCAGAACGCCGGATACCGCTACTCGATCGCGATCCTCCTCGTCGTCCCGATCGTCTGGAGCGTTCCCGCGGCGCTCATGGTCGCGGAGCTCTCGAGCGCTCTTCCGGAGGAAGGGGGCTACTACGCCTGGGTGCGCCGCGCCCTCGGCCCGTTCTGGGGATTCCAGGAGGCGTGGCTGTCGCTCGCGGCGAGCGTCTTCGACATGGCGATCTATCCGACGCTCTTCGTGCTCTATCTCTCGCACTTCTTCCCCGCCGTCCGGGGCGCGAACCGGGAGTTCGCGCTGGGCGCCGCGATGATCGCTCTCTGCACGGCCTGGAACCTTCTGGGGGCGCGCTCGGTCGGCGACTCCTCCGTGGCGCTCGGCGTCGCGCTGCTCGCCCCCTTCGCCGTGCTCGGGACGATCGCGGTCTTCCACCGCGGGGGCGCGGCGCCCGCCTCCGCTCCGCATCCCGTCCTTCTCGGAGGAATCCTGATCGCGATGTGGAACTACATGGGATGGGACAACGCCTCGACCGTCGCGGGGGAGGTCGATCGGCCGCAGCGAAGCTACCCGCTCGCGATCCTGCTCGCCGTTCTCCTCACGGTCGCGAGCTACGTGCTGCCCGTGGCCGCGGCGGCGAGAGCGGGTATCGATCCGAGCCGGTGGACGACCGGCTCCTGGACGGAGGTCGCGGCGGCGCTCGGCGGGAAGGCGCTCGCGGCCGCCGTCGTCGCGGGCGGCGCGATCTGCGGGATCGGGATGTTCAACGCGCTGCTGCTTTCGTATTCGCGGGTGCCGGCCACACTCGCCGAGGACGGCTTTCTTCCGCGCGTGTTCGCGCGGCGCCATCCCCGGACCGACGCCCCGACCTTCTCGATCCTGGCGTGCGCGGTCTGCTGGACGGCAGCGCTCACCCTGGGGTTCGACCGGCTCATCGAGCTCGACGTCCTCCTGTACGGCGGGAGCCTCATGCTCGAGTTCGTCGCGCTCACCGAGCTCCGCCGGAAGGAGCCGGACCTCGCGCGCCCGTTCCGCGTCGCCGGCGGGGTCCTCGGAACGGTTCTCCTCGCCGCGGGACCTCTCGCGCTGCTCTCGATCGCGCTCGTCCGGAATCGCGACGAGACGATCGGCGCCGTCCCCGCGCTCCTGTTCGGCGCCGGGATCGCGGCGGCGGGACCGATCCTCTACCGGGTCAGCCGTCGGCGCGGCGCTGCGTCGACCCCGGCGACCGGCGGCTCGCGATCGACCGACGCGTGA
- a CDS encoding VOC family protein: MNPVIHFEMPAENRRRMAEFYEKAFDWQTRMLGPDMGKYVVVTTTESDDRGPKKPGAINGGFFMKDESKPGQYPSVVIAVDDIDKAMKKVEKAGGKVLGDPMDIPGVGRYVAFTDTEGNRVSMLKPLPQMSERPTSH, translated from the coding sequence ATGAATCCAGTCATCCATTTCGAGATGCCGGCGGAGAACCGCCGGCGCATGGCGGAGTTCTACGAAAAAGCGTTCGACTGGCAGACGAGAATGCTCGGCCCTGACATGGGCAAGTACGTCGTCGTCACGACGACCGAGTCCGACGACCGCGGCCCGAAGAAGCCGGGCGCGATCAACGGCGGCTTCTTCATGAAGGACGAGTCCAAGCCGGGCCAGTACCCGTCCGTCGTGATCGCGGTGGACGATATCGACAAGGCGATGAAGAAGGTCGAGAAGGCGGGCGGGAAGGTCCTCGGCGATCCGATGGACATTCCGGGAGTCGGGCGCTACGTGGCGTTCACCGACACCGAGGGCAATCGCGTGAGCATGCTGAAGCCGCTCCCGCAGATGTCCGAACGGCCGACGTCGCACTAG
- a CDS encoding cytoplasmic protein, whose amino-acid sequence MHWMGNLWKEVALCAPMLAAVTSGAPSLDPAVVNAGMEHVRLENASVRVIEGVLRPGDREQMHSHPAFVTYVIEGGKIRNHFADGRVVEAELTTGGVLMREPQTHWIENIGETTLRFLVVELRK is encoded by the coding sequence ATGCACTGGATGGGGAATCTGTGGAAGGAGGTCGCCCTCTGCGCGCCGATGCTCGCTGCCGTCACGAGCGGGGCGCCCTCGCTCGATCCCGCGGTCGTCAACGCCGGGATGGAGCACGTCCGCCTCGAGAACGCGAGCGTGCGGGTGATCGAGGGAGTGTTGCGGCCGGGCGACCGCGAGCAGATGCACTCGCACCCGGCTTTCGTGACTTACGTGATCGAGGGAGGGAAGATCCGCAACCACTTCGCCGACGGCCGGGTCGTCGAGGCGGAGCTTACGACCGGCGGCGTGCTGATGCGCGAGCCTCAGACCCACTGGATCGAGAACATCGGCGAGACGACGCTCCGGTTCCTCGTCGTCGAGCTCAGGAAGTGA
- a CDS encoding NAD(P)-dependent alcohol dehydrogenase: MKAAAYSRYGPPDVVEVRDVEKPVPRDDEVLVEVLAASVNVLDWRLTRGTPRVGRLVIGLRKPKSRILGRDMAGRVESVGRNVTRFKPGDEVFGVCRGAFAEYACAAESKLAIKPAGVSFEHAAALPVAASTALQGLRDRGRIRRGDQVAVDGASGGVGTFAVQIARALGGEATAVCSTRHVETAAWMGAAHVVDYTREDFTRSGRRYDLILGANAHHSILDYRRALKENGRYVLCGGGGIQISQAFFLGPLLSWMGSRKLGIVMAKIDEKDLALLAQLVADGKVVPVIDRRYPLSGVPDALRYLEEGHAGGKVVIVPGSEAAED; the protein is encoded by the coding sequence GTGAAGGCCGCCGCCTACAGCCGATACGGACCTCCGGACGTCGTCGAGGTCCGGGACGTCGAGAAGCCGGTTCCCCGAGACGATGAAGTCCTCGTGGAGGTCCTCGCGGCGTCCGTGAACGTCCTCGATTGGCGCCTGACGAGGGGTACCCCGCGCGTCGGGCGACTGGTGATCGGATTGCGCAAGCCGAAGAGCCGCATCCTGGGACGCGACATGGCCGGGCGGGTCGAATCGGTCGGGAGGAACGTGACCCGCTTCAAACCGGGCGACGAAGTATTCGGGGTCTGCCGCGGCGCCTTTGCCGAGTATGCGTGCGCCGCGGAAAGCAAACTGGCGATCAAGCCCGCCGGCGTGTCGTTCGAGCACGCGGCGGCCCTGCCCGTGGCGGCGAGCACCGCCCTGCAGGGTCTTCGAGACCGGGGGCGCATCCGGCGAGGCGACCAGGTCGCGGTGGACGGAGCGTCCGGGGGAGTCGGCACGTTCGCGGTGCAGATCGCCCGGGCCCTCGGCGGGGAAGCCACCGCGGTGTGCAGCACGCGACACGTGGAGACGGCGGCGTGGATGGGCGCGGCGCACGTCGTGGACTACACGCGAGAGGACTTCACGAGGAGCGGGCGGCGTTACGACCTGATCCTCGGCGCCAACGCTCACCATTCGATCCTCGACTACCGGCGCGCGTTGAAGGAGAACGGCCGTTATGTCCTGTGCGGGGGCGGTGGAATCCAGATCTCTCAGGCGTTCTTCCTCGGCCCGCTCCTGTCGTGGATGGGAAGCCGGAAGCTGGGCATCGTCATGGCGAAGATCGACGAGAAGGACCTCGCGCTTCTCGCGCAGCTCGTCGCCGACGGGAAGGTCGTTCCGGTCATCGACCGGCGGTACCCGTTGAGCGGCGTGCCGGACGCGCTCCGCTATCTCGAGGAAGGGCACGCGGGAGGCAAGGTCGTGATCGTCCCCGGCAGCGAAGCGGCCGAGGACTGA